The window GCCTGTCCTTTGCCTACCCCACCGGCGATGACTGGCAATCGGTGGAAAAGCGCTGGCGCCTCAGCGGCCCGGACGGCGAAATCATGGTCGACGTCAGCGGGCCGATGCTGATCAACAGCTCCGCCGGCCTGCATCAGGCGGCACGTACGGGCATGGGCATCGTGATGCTGCCCGATGCCCTGGTGGAAGAGGATTTGCGCGATGGCCGACTGGTGACGGTCATCCCCGACTACCAACCCCCGAGCCGACCTCTACACCTGTTGTATGCCCCGGATCGTTATCGCCTGCCCAAGCTGCGGCGCTTCGTCGATTTCGCGATGCAGGCATGGGGCAGATCCTAGTTCCTCTAACTCACCACGTCCGCGACAAGGAGTCGACCCACCGATGAACAACTACCTGACCGTACGCGATCTGTTGCCCGCCGAAGTGGAATCAGTGCGAGTGTTCCTCGGTCAGCATGGATGGGGCCATCGAACCGGTTCAAGCGAAGACTTTGCACAGCTCATCGCCAACTCCCAACGCACGGCCATTGCCCTCAAAGGCACATGCATCGCAGGTTTCGCCCGCGGTATCAGCGATGGTTTATCCAACGGTTATCTGTCGATGGTCGTGGTCGACGGGCAGCATCGACGCGAAGGCATTGGCCGGGCATTGGTTGAGCACGTCATGGGGATAACCCCGACATCACCTGGGTGCTGCGCGCAGGCCGTGAAGGCGCCGAGGCGTTTTTTGCCCGCCTGGGTTTTCAAACGTCGCTGATTGCGATGGAGCGCCCACGACTGAAGTAACCCTTAACGCTATGACACCAGCTATGATCTCCCCTCTTTTTTCAGCAAGGACGCTGCGCGATGCTCGCCATTTTGCAAAACACCCCACTGTGGGTTTATGTGGTTTTTCTGATCATGGTGTATTTCGGCCTGAAGGCTCGCAAGCCTCAGCACGAGACCCGGTTTTCGCTGCTGTCGACACCGCTGGTCCTGCTGGTCTGGTCGCTGCTTTCGCTGAACCTGTCGGTTGATCCCGGTTTGACGCTGGGCGGCTGGTTGATCGCTTTGACCCTCGGTGCCCTGTCGGCATGGCTGATCTTTTCCCGCAAGGGCGTAGAGCTCGACGACCCGGAAACCGGATTAATCGTGCCGGGGACCTGGAAGGCACTGGTGTTGTTGCTGCTGTTTTTTGCGGTGAACTACTACTTCGGCTACCAGGATGACGTGCACCCGGACCGCACTACCGAAGCGGGCATGTTGTTGCTCAAGGCTGTAGCGTCGGGATTTGTCTGCGGATTGATCAGCACCCGCTCGCTTAAGTTCTATTGGCTGCTACGAACGCTTCAGGCGCAACGCCCGCCTCTGGGTGCTTGATGAGTCAGCGGTAAAAAACTCGACCGCCAGCCCGTTGCTCCGTGACAACGCCGCCCCGCTCCCCTAAATTAGTCGGCCTGAAAAAGCCCTGTGCTTTCTCATCTCCACTCAAGTTAAAAAGTAGTGAAATTTCAATGTCCGATTTCAACACCGCTGAATCCGTCGTTACCGAATCGTCCAAAGCGGAATACGAAAACTCCATCAATCTTTCACAACACCTGCCACAAGCCAAAATCATCAGCGAGATGGTCCTCGACGCTTTTCAGTCGAACCGCGAAAGCGACCAGATTCGCGAGCTGCGCGCCGCGATCCGTCAGGCCCACGACAGCTTCGATGACGACAAGGCCTATGAGCTGATGGGCGAACTCAAGGCTCTGAAAGACGCCGAAGCCGCCGACATCGCCGCACTTGAAGACCTGAGCAGCAAATTCTCGATCGGCCGCATCCTGTCCTGCTTCAAGGACGATCCGGCTTTTCAGGAAATCGTTTACGGTCTCGCGCTGAAAGTGCTGAATCAGACCCATCAGGCGATCAGCAACCCGAGCGGCGGCAAGAGCAAGGCCGCCAAGAAGAAAGAACTCGAAATCTTCACCATCAGCAAGGACGGCGCCAGTGTGACCTTGCCGCTGCGCACTCCACGTTCGCGCTTGAGCGTTGACCGCGAAGCGCTGGAGTTCCTCGGTTTCACCTTCGTCGGTGAAGGCGAAGAAGCCGAGCTGGAGGGCGAAACCTTCCTCGACAACGCCGGCACCGAACACGCGATCAACCGCAAGAACATCATCACCGCCCTGCAACAGCAGACCGCGTTCGATGGCTACAGCATCGCCGCTCAGTAATATTTCGGCGCTGACGAAAAAGCCCCGCACTGAGATTCAGGCGGGGCTTTTTGGTTTTCGGCTTGGGAGTTATGCGTCGGAGTGCAATGCCGCAATCATGTCGACTTCGATCGCCGCGTTCTTCGGCAACTGATACACACCGACCGTGGTGCGCGTGTGCCGGCCGGCATCGCCGAGCACATGGCTGAAAACATCCGATGCACCGTTGGCCACTTCGCTCAGGTCAACAAAGTCCGGCGTCGACTTCACGTACACAGTGACCCGTAGCAACGCCTTGATCTTGTCCAGCGAACCGACTGCATCGACGATCAGCGCCAGGCAACGCATCGCACTGATGCTCGCAGCAGCCTGGGCATCCTTGAGGGTCAACTCCAGACCCACCCGACCCGGGTACTGAATCTTGCCGTGAGTACGCGGCACCATGCCGCTGATGTACAACTCATCGCGATGACGGATCAACGGTGCGTAATTGCCACCGGCGGTGTTCTCGCCATAGATGTCGTAATTCAGCTCTTGTGCCAGGGCAATGAAGCGCTCGTCGCAGGTCATCCTCTCAGTCATTTCGCCCAGCCTCTGAATCGATGCGTGAAATATCGCGGAGTAGAACAGTTGAGCGCCGAGGGAATGGCATGGCGCTATCACTGGATCCAAATCTAGGTCTTTTGAAAGTACTCCGCAACCTTCGAAATCGGCGGCGCACGCCATCGCGAGCAGGCTTGCTCCCACATTTGATTGGCGTCGTTCACAAATCCCCTGTGGGAGCGAGCCTGCTCGCGATGGCGTCACCTCGATTCAGCATGATTCACCCAATAAAAAACCCCGCACATCTCTCAATGTGCGGGGTTTTTCTTCAAGCCTTTGAGCCTTACGGCGCGTACGTCAGCAGTAGCTCGCTCGGCACCTTGAAGTCCAGGGACATCATGACGCTCAGGGCGGTGATGGTGAAGATCGAGAACACGAACAGCTTACGTGCCCAGACCGTGTCATCCACTGCCTTGTAGCCGGTCCAGGCCATGTACAACCAGTACATGCCCATGGCCGCGGCGACGGCGAGG of the Pseudomonas sp. Seg1 genome contains:
- a CDS encoding RidA family protein — encoded protein: MTERMTCDERFIALAQELNYDIYGENTAGGNYAPLIRHRDELYISGMVPRTHGKIQYPGRVGLELTLKDAQAAASISAMRCLALIVDAVGSLDKIKALLRVTVYVKSTPDFVDLSEVANGASDVFSHVLGDAGRHTRTTVGVYQLPKNAAIEVDMIAALHSDA